CGCGCGTTGTCGCGCGGCGAGCGATCGTCGAGCCGGGTGATCTCGGCTTTGAGGACGACGCGCCGCTCGTGGCGACACCAGGAGCGGGCGGCGTAGCGGGTCTCGCCGAAGAGGGTTTCGGTGCGGCCGCTCGTCTTGCTGGCGCGGCGGGCCTTCCTCATCAGGGGCTCGACGCGCCGCTTCAGCACGGAGTTTCCGGCGACCGCGACGACGTATTCGAGACGCTCTTCTTCGAGAAAATCGAGCAGCTCGGGCCCGGCGAAGCCGCCGTCGAGACGGATTCTCAGGCGGGCGCGTGGAAACGCCTCGCGCAGTCGGGGCAGCAGACGACGCAGCAGCGGCAGCGCGCCGAGACTGGCGTGGGCTCGGCCGCCGCGCAGAATCGCGGCGACGAGCTGCTGCTCGGGCTCCTCGTCGAAGGTCACGAATGCGAGAAGCGGCAGAAAGCACCAGCTGCCGTAATGCCCGTTGAACAGCGCGAGCTGCTGCTGCCCGTGGGTTGGATCCTCGGTCGGATCCAGATCGATCGTGATCCGGCGCACCCGGCGAGCCCCCGGGCGCCGGCGGTTGTGCTCGATCACCACGTCCATCAGCTCCGAGCCCATGCGCACGAGATCCGTCCGGCCGACCGCGTTCTCGAATCGGGAGAGCGTCGACGGATCGGCAAGCCCGACACCGGAGAGCGGATCGCGCTCGAGCAGGAGCTTGTGGATCGGATCCTCGCGCAGGGACCGCGCGTCGTTGCAGTCGGCGTAGCCCAGAGCCAAGCCGAAGACGCGCTGGCGCACCAGGTCGACCAGGCCGTGCACCACCTTGCCCGGCTGCCGCGAGTCGCGCACCGAGCCGGCCAGGCGCTCGGTCAGACCGAGCTCGCGGTCCAAGCTCGAAAGCAGCACGGCGCCGCCATCGACGCTCGTCGCGGGCTCGTCGAAGCGCGCCCAGACCGGCCGGTCCAACAGCTCTGGAAAGACGACAGACTGTGTGCGAACATCACTCATCGGCAAGGCTCCGTGCGAGTCGTGAAACCCCTTCTCGACAAAGAGGATTCTCGGCTCCCGGAGCCTTCCGTGTCTACGGATTCAGGCCGCTTCGTGCATGATCCGGGTTAGGTGATTGCATTGTGGCCACGGAAGACCAGTCGCTGCCAAATGGCGAGATGAAGACAATCGACGCCCGACACGCGCCGCTTTGGTTTTGCCCACTACCCGCTTGTCATGAAAAACAAGCTCATGACGTAATTCTCGAGGGTCTGGACGAGGGCGATTCGATTTCTGCGGCCTGGGATGCTCGTTGGGGAGGAACCCTAGAGGGATTCGTGACTCACCAAGGCGACCGAGGCTCGCAGCCAGGTGTCGACCGCGACTATTTCCGGTTTCGCATCTTTCAGCCTGAAAGGGTCAATATCGGCATCGTCAACGGTTCACTGCCAGACACAAAGCTCGAGCTCCTTACGGCGACTGGGGCCCTCATTCACCAAGAGATTCTTGGACCCGGCGGCAGTATCTCCTTCCAAGAATTCCTCCACCCGAGCAGTTTCCCTGCGAGTTACTACGCCGTCGTCGACGGTTCCGCCCCTCCATCGTTCAGCGGGGTCGGGCAAGCCGGGACGCCATGCGACCAGCAGAACCTGATTATTCGCGACGCCTATCTCCTCACGGTAGCTCCGGAGCCCAGAACCGTCGTCGACCTCATCGTCATGCCCCCAACCGTCGCCCTTGGCGAAAGCACCATTTTGACTGCCGAAGTGGACGAACCGGATGGCACCAACCCCGGCGCAGGAATCGAGGTCCGGTTTTCACCTCTTTACGGGACGGGTTACGTCGGATGCACCGTCCAGAGCGGTTCTTGTGTCACAAGCACGGATATCAACGGCAGAGCAACTGTTTCCTTCGCTAGCCCAGCCAATGGCACCTATCCATTCGCGGCAAGCGCGATGACCGGAGGAAGCGACACGGCCAGTCTTTTGGTGGGCAACTCCCAGATAGTGGCCAGCGCATCGCCCAATCCGGTAAGCGTCGGGCAACCCTCGACACTTAGCGCCACGATCTACGATGCGAGTGGCTCGCCTGTCGGCCAAGGCGTCCCCGTGACCTTCTCAACCGGCCACCCCGGATTCTTCACGGGAAACGGCGCCAGCTCCTCGACGAGTCCCTCAACCGTCATGACAAATGCCGCCGGTGCGACATGGATCTGGTTCGCATCTCCGGCGGAAGGCTCCGCCAACATCACGATCGAAAGTGACTCGGCTGCTCCCGTCGTTCTGCCTGTTGAGATCATCAACCCCAATGCGAACCTAAACATCGACATCACGATCGGCTTCATAACGGGTTCGACTAACTCTTCGACCTACGAGATTCAGGCCGTCGTGACAGACAGTTCAGGAGCGCCGATTCCCGGTGAGCGGGTTGACTTCACCGCGAGCCGTGGAACTCTCTCCGCTGATCACGATTTTACCGGCCCGAGTGGCATTGCCGACACCAATCTCACGATCACGACATCCGGTGACGTCACCGTTACAGCGACTGCCAACAGCGTGACCGCAGGGGCCACCTTCTTCGGTCAGGTCGGCGAGCCCGACGACAACATGCTGCCCGTTCGTCAGTTCTCGCTGGGCGATGACGTTTTCGGAGTCGCCTTCAGTCCAGGCGGAGAGACCCTTGCGGCAGTGTCCTATAGCCAAAGCTTCCGCGGCTGGAACACTGCTGACTTCTCTTCGCGCTGGTCGAGTGTGACGCAGGATAACTCTCCGGGTCAGCTCGATTTCAGCCCTGACGGGGCCTACATCATGATTCCAGCCGACGACGGAGTCCAGATTCACCGCGCGAACGACGGCGGCTTCCACTGTGAAGGAACTAACGCACTAAGCCGCCATACGTTTGGTGCCTTCCTCGGCAACACAAGCTACGCCGACGTCGGTTTCGACTCGGGCGCCGGACTTGAGCGAGTCTTCAAATACACGTCGCTCTGCGGTGTCGGCTCGACCATCGCCAGCGCCGATGCCGGAGAGGGCTTCGAGCGTCTTTCGCACATGGACTACAACGCCACCAAGGGTTGGCTCGCTGCCTCGACAGATGAGGGCTACACATACGTCTGGAATACCTCGGGCTCGCGCATTCAGAAGCTTCTTGTCGCCGCCGGAGCCAACGCCCACGACACCGACTTCGTGACCAATGGATCACGGCTGGCGGCCGTGGGCTATCAAGCAGTCAAAGTCTTCAATACGACGACTTGGTCGGCCCAGACATTTGGCGCGACGTCCCTGGGGCCTTGGAAATACAGCGTCAAGTTTATTGACAATGATAGCAAGCTGATCGTCGGGGGTGATAGCAAGATTGAGATGATGGATGCCGCAAGCGGTGCAAGCCTGCGAACCGGTGATGTTGCCGGCCGAGCCATCGAGATGGCATGGAATCCCTCGACTGGCGACCTGGCGGTCGGAACAAACTTGGGCAGTCTTTACATCTTCAAGCCTCTCGAGCCGAACGACACGATCACGCCTACGATAAGCGTGTCCCACCCTCCAGAGCCGTTCGTGACGAACTCTCCGAATC
The sequence above is drawn from the Candidatus Methylomirabilis tolerans genome and encodes:
- a CDS encoding IS1380 family transposase, which gives rise to MSDVRTQSVVFPELLDRPVWARFDEPATSVDGGAVLLSSLDRELGLTERLAGSVRDSRQPGKVVHGLVDLVRQRVFGLALGYADCNDARSLREDPIHKLLLERDPLSGVGLADPSTLSRFENAVGRTDLVRMGSELMDVVIEHNRRRPGARRVRRITIDLDPTEDPTHGQQQLALFNGHYGSWCFLPLLAFVTFDEEPEQQLVAAILRGGRAHASLGALPLLRRLLPRLREAFPRARLRIRLDGGFAGPELLDFLEEERLEYVVAVAGNSVLKRRVEPLMRKARRASKTSGRTETLFGETRYAARSWCRHERRVVLKAEITRLDDRSPRDNARFVVTNLRHTPENVYQIYRERGDTENRIKELKNDLALDRTSCRRFLANQLRVLLTAAAYVLFQQLRLRLARRQDHRSTVATLRQQLLKIAARVERSARRVLVHFAASHAWAAPWLRLARSCGAAPS
- a CDS encoding Ig-like domain-containing protein is translated as MATEDQSLPNGEMKTIDARHAPLWFCPLPACHEKQAHDVILEGLDEGDSISAAWDARWGGTLEGFVTHQGDRGSQPGVDRDYFRFRIFQPERVNIGIVNGSLPDTKLELLTATGALIHQEILGPGGSISFQEFLHPSSFPASYYAVVDGSAPPSFSGVGQAGTPCDQQNLIIRDAYLLTVAPEPRTVVDLIVMPPTVALGESTILTAEVDEPDGTNPGAGIEVRFSPLYGTGYVGCTVQSGSCVTSTDINGRATVSFASPANGTYPFAASAMTGGSDTASLLVGNSQIVASASPNPVSVGQPSTLSATIYDASGSPVGQGVPVTFSTGHPGFFTGNGASSSTSPSTVMTNAAGATWIWFASPAEGSANITIESDSAAPVVLPVEIINPNANLNIDITIGFITGSTNSSTYEIQAVVTDSSGAPIPGERVDFTASRGTLSADHDFTGPSGIADTNLTITTSGDVTVTATANSVTAGATFFGQVGEPDDNMLPVRQFSLGDDVFGVAFSPGGETLAAVSYSQSFRGWNTADFSSRWSSVTQDNSPGQLDFSPDGAYIMIPADDGVQIHRANDGGFHCEGTNALSRHTFGAFLGNTSYADVGFDSGAGLERVFKYTSLCGVGSTIASADAGEGFERLSHMDYNATKGWLAASTDEGYTYVWNTSGSRIQKLLVAAGANAHDTDFVTNGSRLAAVGYQAVKVFNTTTWSAQTFGATSLGPWKYSVKFIDNDSKLIVGGDSKIEMMDAASGASLRTGDVAGRAIEMAWNPSTGDLAVGTNLGSLYIFKPLEPNDTITPTISVSHPPEPFVTNSPNLTIVGRVTDNVAVTDFAINGAPVSLNTNGDFSHPVVLSPGANTLSFAASDLAGNGVTLQRNATYVVDSTAPVISSVLLAPTSGAPGTLFTLECSVVDGDSGVAFVEADIRDSGGALVTTVALSDISGSTWHVEIDSLQMAGGFYSIDLRAVDTSPQANQRLVGGAAGFTVAGIFTDGFESGGVLRWISAEGGIER